The proteins below are encoded in one region of Myxococcales bacterium:
- the rimO gene encoding 30S ribosomal protein S12 methylthiotransferase RimO, translated as MPNRVRSTTPSSTEKPLTGSDSIRSVHFISLGCPKNRVDTEVMLGVSQGAGFIHENDAKKAEVIVVNTCGFIDAAKEESIDTILEMARYKEEGKCQKLVVTGCLSQRYPEELANQLPEVDHFLGSSDMLKLKTVLSSTPPRMLVGNPMDYVYRSDDPRALSSKQHSVWVKIAEGCNRYCSFCAIPGIRGKQRSRPVADVVQEVSRLVASGSREINIVSQDTIAYGRDLQSKSSLEELIVALEEVHDLAWLRLFYLYPEKMTDQLIELFRQSKKLLPYVDMPLQHASNRMLRLMSRGHGGQRIYRVVERLKQEIPDACLRSAFIVGHPGETDADFDELKKFVSWAEFDHVGVFLFSKEDGTPSSVLKEQVPREVAKRRAAELMALQNDISKRKLRDYIGKTLEVMVEGLSDESDLLLEGRHRGQAPDIDGKVYLANGTAKAGDIVQAHVTDAADYDLLADIIDGGSKPRHLPIL; from the coding sequence ATGCCAAACAGAGTTCGTTCTACAACACCTTCGTCCACCGAAAAGCCTTTGACAGGCAGTGACTCGATCCGAAGTGTGCATTTTATTTCCCTAGGTTGTCCGAAAAACCGTGTCGATACCGAGGTGATGCTCGGCGTCTCTCAAGGTGCAGGTTTTATTCATGAAAACGATGCCAAAAAAGCTGAGGTCATCGTCGTCAACACCTGTGGTTTTATCGACGCTGCAAAAGAGGAATCGATCGATACCATCCTTGAGATGGCGCGCTACAAAGAAGAAGGCAAATGCCAAAAGCTTGTCGTTACGGGCTGCCTTTCGCAGCGTTATCCGGAAGAGCTCGCAAATCAGCTGCCCGAAGTCGACCATTTTCTTGGCTCGAGCGACATGCTCAAACTCAAGACAGTGCTTTCATCGACACCGCCTCGCATGCTTGTGGGCAACCCAATGGATTACGTCTATCGGAGCGATGATCCGCGCGCTCTATCGTCTAAACAACACAGTGTGTGGGTGAAGATAGCTGAAGGCTGCAATCGTTATTGTAGTTTTTGCGCGATTCCCGGTATTCGCGGCAAACAACGCTCACGTCCGGTTGCTGACGTAGTTCAAGAAGTAAGCCGACTGGTAGCTTCGGGCAGCCGTGAGATTAACATCGTGAGTCAAGATACCATTGCGTACGGCCGAGACCTGCAAAGTAAAAGTTCGCTCGAAGAATTGATAGTCGCGTTGGAGGAGGTTCACGATCTTGCATGGCTGCGTTTGTTTTATCTGTATCCCGAAAAAATGACGGATCAGCTAATTGAGCTTTTTCGGCAGAGTAAAAAGTTGCTTCCTTATGTTGATATGCCGTTGCAACACGCCAGCAATCGAATGCTGCGTTTGATGAGCCGAGGGCACGGTGGACAGCGTATTTATCGGGTCGTGGAGCGACTTAAACAAGAAATACCGGATGCGTGTTTACGTTCGGCGTTTATTGTGGGCCATCCCGGCGAGACCGATGCGGACTTTGATGAGCTGAAAAAATTTGTGAGCTGGGCCGAGTTCGATCATGTGGGCGTGTTTTTATTTTCCAAAGAAGATGGCACGCCGAGCTCCGTCTTAAAGGAGCAAGTCCCAAGAGAAGTTGCAAAGCGGCGTGCAGCGGAACTCATGGCGCTGCAAAACGATATTTCCAAGCGCAAGTTGCGTGACTATATCGGCAAAACCCTTGAGGTAATGGTCGAAGGACTGAGCGATGAAAGCGATCTTCTCTTGGAAGGAAGACATCGTGGCCAGGCTCCCGATATCGACGGCAAGGTTTATCTTGCCAATGGCACTGCAAAGGCAGGCGATATCGTACAAGCCCACGTTACGGACGCTGCAGATTATGATTTGCTTGCGGATATTATCGACGGCGGGTCCAAACCGAGGCACTTGCCCATTCTTTAG
- a CDS encoding zinc finger Ran-binding domain-containing family 2 protein: protein MAQEEPITCPMCGFSNEAGSQRCVSCGAKLMMTTAEYASDEGEHRRYQQDGFDWRWVAGSAIAFLVVEILVLVVLPILITPFDPMGITGLVVAVGIWFVGGIIVGVVSPGKTFMEPAVGALVVLGPTIIYQMLITPEGFDSSLLAYLVVGLLGAMWTLFGAFFGEKLQISSGS from the coding sequence ATGGCACAAGAAGAACCAATCACCTGTCCGATGTGCGGCTTCAGCAACGAAGCTGGCAGCCAGCGCTGTGTTTCCTGCGGCGCAAAACTCATGATGACCACGGCAGAGTACGCAAGCGATGAAGGCGAGCACCGTCGCTACCAACAAGATGGCTTCGATTGGCGATGGGTAGCCGGCTCAGCCATCGCCTTTTTGGTCGTGGAGATCCTGGTACTTGTTGTGTTGCCTATTTTGATCACACCGTTTGATCCGATGGGTATCACGGGATTGGTGGTTGCCGTTGGCATTTGGTTTGTAGGAGGCATCATTGTTGGTGTCGTTTCACCAGGAAAAACCTTTATGGAACCTGCGGTCGGCGCGTTGGTTGTGCTTGGACCCACGATCATCTATCAAATGCTGATCACGCCCGAAGGATTTGACTCATCACTGTTGGCGTATCTTGTCGTCGGCTTGCTTGGGGCGATGTGGACTTTGTTTGGCGCCTTCTTTGGCGAAAAGCTCCAGATCTCATCGGGAAGTTAG
- a CDS encoding glutathione S-transferase family protein, translating to MTYRLYYWPMLQGRGEFIRLALEDASAPYIDVARQTENEGGGISAIKEILNRKTSFPPFAPPVLEDAKVLIWQTGHILQYLAPKLELVPGGEANYRVAQQLQLTITDFVSEIHDTHHALGPSIAYEEQKKACKERSALFLKARMPKYLGYFERLLSHTESEYVFGKQCSYVDLSLFQIIQGLEYAFPKTFGHFKNKIPHLIALANRVSKRANIASYIYSERRIPFNQHGIFRYYPELDV from the coding sequence ATGACTTATCGACTTTATTACTGGCCGATGTTGCAGGGCCGGGGCGAATTTATTCGCCTTGCTCTTGAAGATGCATCCGCACCGTATATTGACGTTGCACGTCAAACGGAAAATGAAGGCGGCGGCATCTCTGCCATCAAAGAGATCTTGAATAGAAAGACTTCTTTTCCTCCCTTTGCGCCACCCGTTCTTGAAGATGCTAAGGTATTGATTTGGCAAACCGGACATATCCTTCAGTATCTGGCGCCAAAACTTGAACTTGTACCAGGCGGCGAGGCCAACTACAGAGTTGCTCAGCAACTGCAGCTCACGATCACTGATTTTGTCTCTGAGATTCACGACACACATCATGCCTTAGGACCAAGCATTGCTTATGAAGAGCAAAAGAAAGCTTGCAAAGAGCGAAGCGCATTGTTTTTGAAAGCCCGCATGCCGAAGTATTTAGGGTATTTTGAGCGGCTATTATCACACACTGAATCTGAGTATGTTTTTGGAAAGCAATGCAGCTATGTCGATCTCTCGCTCTTTCAAATCATCCAAGGCCTTGAGTACGCTTTTCCAAAAACTTTCGGGCACTTCAAAAACAAGATCCCTCACTTGATTGCCCTAGCCAACAGAGTTTCCAAGCGAGCAAACATAGCAAGCTATATTTATTCCGAACGCCGCATCCCCTTCAACCAACACGGCATCTTTCGTTATTATCCCGAACTCGATGTTTGA
- a CDS encoding 3',5'-cyclic-nucleotide phosphodiesterase has product MELTVLGCHGGETKVHRTSAFMLNKRVVLDAGALTSMLTLEEQQKIAAVLVSHAHMDHVRDLATLADNRFQQGGPSIVVAASQGTIDSLRTHFFNGKLWPDFTKINTKDGPTVVFKVLEPEKSQKIAGFDVKTIPVHHTIETTAFVVDDGNSSIVYSGDTGPTERLWKVIEKQKNLKGLLMEVSFPNDHQGIAKASGHHTPITLAEELKKLHSHPDLPVMLFHIKPVFQAQVEKEIAKFSRSSLEVLKLGDHFSF; this is encoded by the coding sequence ATCGAACTCACAGTATTGGGCTGCCACGGTGGGGAAACAAAAGTGCACCGTACCTCCGCTTTTATGTTGAATAAGCGAGTTGTACTTGATGCCGGCGCTTTGACCAGCATGCTCACCTTAGAAGAGCAACAGAAGATTGCAGCGGTCTTAGTCAGTCACGCTCACATGGACCACGTGCGGGATCTTGCTACGCTTGCCGATAATCGTTTTCAGCAAGGGGGTCCATCTATTGTGGTTGCTGCTTCACAAGGAACGATTGATTCGCTGCGCACTCATTTTTTCAACGGCAAGCTTTGGCCTGATTTCACTAAAATTAATACAAAAGATGGTCCCACTGTTGTTTTTAAAGTCCTGGAGCCGGAAAAATCTCAAAAAATAGCTGGCTTCGATGTCAAAACGATTCCAGTTCACCACACGATTGAGACAACGGCCTTTGTCGTGGACGACGGTAACTCTTCTATTGTGTACAGCGGCGATACTGGTCCGACCGAACGGTTGTGGAAAGTAATTGAAAAACAAAAGAATCTAAAAGGGTTGCTTATGGAAGTGTCCTTTCCAAACGATCACCAAGGCATTGCAAAAGCTTCAGGTCATCATACGCCCATAACTTTGGCAGAAGAACTTAAAAAGCTGCATTCGCATCCCGATCTGCCTGTCATGCTTTTTCACATCAAACCGGTGTTCCAAGCCCAGGTCGAAAAAGAAATTGCAAAGTTCTCTCGCTCTTCTTTGGAAGTTCTTAAACTCGGCGACCATTTTAGCTTCTAA
- a CDS encoding DNA alkylation repair protein, which translates to MASELDEIFRKAGRKERAVYEKRYLKSALEFYGTGVPFVRKQAKMFYKAHPDYSHDELWALVDVLWRKDNHELRSFCVALLELFSDRLLASDLSRIKSLLIQSAGWALVDWLATGVLSVMVQRYASARRSMKVWARHDNFWIRRSALLSLLSELRCGEGDFTYFEELAVPMLQEKEFFIRKAIGWILREVSKKNPDLSFGFLKRHRQTVSSLTLREGSKYLSPRQKQALNI; encoded by the coding sequence GTGGCAAGTGAGCTGGATGAGATATTTCGAAAGGCTGGGCGTAAGGAGCGGGCTGTTTATGAAAAGCGTTATCTGAAAAGCGCGCTTGAGTTTTACGGTACGGGGGTTCCCTTTGTACGCAAGCAAGCCAAGATGTTTTACAAGGCGCATCCGGACTATTCACACGACGAACTCTGGGCGCTTGTTGATGTACTTTGGCGCAAAGACAATCATGAACTCAGATCGTTCTGTGTTGCACTGCTTGAACTCTTTTCAGATCGGCTTTTGGCAAGCGATCTTAGTCGAATTAAAAGCTTGCTTATCCAAAGTGCCGGCTGGGCGCTCGTGGACTGGCTTGCTACAGGCGTGCTCTCAGTGATGGTTCAGCGCTATGCAAGCGCAAGACGCAGCATGAAAGTTTGGGCTAGACACGATAACTTTTGGATTCGAAGAAGTGCGCTTCTAAGTCTTTTATCTGAGCTACGTTGTGGCGAGGGCGATTTTACTTATTTTGAAGAACTTGCAGTGCCCATGCTGCAAGAAAAAGAGTTTTTCATTCGCAAGGCGATTGGCTGGATCTTGCGTGAAGTGTCCAAGAAAAATCCTGATCTAAGTTTTGGTTTTCTGAAGCGTCACCGGCAAACTGTTTCTTCCTTGACCTTGCGCGAAGGATCAAAGTATTTGAGCCCAAGACAAAAACAGGCCTTGAACATATGA
- a CDS encoding YHYH protein: MRRHLKQRFGMATMLVGLIGFSACGDSKSPIAGSDGGLNDASANDDSDTTVVDCDDVGTVSTATPTPQSSSDTSNFNVQPLACELTSAALGCSIGTQHQYLESISGNKRLITANGIPNHDVGEFPNNDNPNTIAAQSYNFEVPVSPSGKGEDSELTFGIAISGVVFEPGTAEMWRDNPDWRYEALRYADAPDYFQVNGGSDTTMHPNGLGVDCNFAHVQPDGSYHYHGIPTGLLPSSPALTFVGWAADGYPVFAKWGYEDANDVQSNLIELKSSYALKNGTRPSGSSGPGGSYDGTFVQDWQYAEDSGDLDECNGRTGVVSVNGEQMTTYHYYLTETFPYIPRCYHASPDDSFAPDPGGNNTGQLPSCPPGQTSMCCGDGYCAGPETPMNCSADC, translated from the coding sequence GTGAGACGACACCTTAAACAACGTTTTGGTATGGCTACGATGCTCGTAGGGCTGATTGGCTTTTCGGCTTGTGGCGATTCGAAAAGTCCTATCGCAGGCTCGGATGGCGGTCTGAACGATGCAAGTGCGAACGATGATTCAGACACAACAGTTGTTGATTGCGATGATGTTGGCACGGTAAGCACCGCAACGCCAACACCGCAAAGCAGTTCGGATACGAGTAACTTTAACGTCCAACCCCTAGCTTGTGAACTTACAAGTGCAGCGCTTGGATGTTCCATTGGAACTCAGCATCAATACCTTGAAAGCATTTCTGGAAATAAACGCCTGATTACCGCCAACGGTATTCCCAACCATGATGTTGGTGAATTCCCAAACAATGACAATCCCAACACCATTGCAGCTCAAAGTTATAATTTCGAAGTGCCCGTTTCTCCGTCAGGGAAGGGTGAAGATTCCGAACTTACTTTTGGGATAGCGATCAGCGGCGTTGTTTTTGAGCCCGGCACAGCCGAGATGTGGCGAGATAACCCAGATTGGCGCTATGAAGCCCTGCGTTATGCGGATGCGCCAGACTATTTTCAAGTCAACGGTGGCAGCGATACGACTATGCATCCAAACGGACTTGGAGTGGATTGCAATTTCGCACATGTGCAACCCGATGGTTCCTATCACTATCACGGGATTCCAACGGGTCTGTTGCCAAGCAGTCCTGCGCTAACTTTTGTTGGGTGGGCAGCCGACGGCTACCCGGTGTTTGCAAAGTGGGGCTATGAAGACGCGAATGATGTGCAAAGTAATCTTATCGAACTTAAATCAAGCTATGCACTCAAAAACGGAACGCGTCCATCAGGAAGTTCTGGTCCCGGTGGCAGCTACGATGGCACCTTTGTTCAAGATTGGCAGTATGCAGAGGACTCAGGTGATTTAGATGAGTGCAACGGTCGTACGGGTGTAGTCAGTGTTAACGGTGAGCAAATGACTACTTATCATTATTACCTCACTGAAACCTTTCCCTACATCCCACGGTGTTATCACGCGAGTCCCGACGATTCGTTTGCGCCGGATCCGGGAGGAAACAACACCGGTCAGCTTCCTTCTTGCCCACCAGGGCAAACTTCCATGTGTTGTGGTGATGGATACTGTGCAGGCCCTGAAACGCCAATGAATTGCAGTGCGGACTGCTAG